Part of the Rhodoflexus caldus genome, ATCAGGCTGTCTTCTACGATTTTTGCGTTGTCTTTAATTTTCAACTGCTGCTGTCCTAACTCTACAAATCGGGGGTCTTCCTGTCTGACACCTTTAAATTGTGTCATCAGGCTTTCTTGGTCAAAGGATAGTTTTACAAGGTTCTCTAATATTTGGCGCAAGGCATTGTAGTCTTCTACCTGTTGTTTAGCTTCGGCAGACTGCTGCATTTGCTGCATCTTTTGGCTCATTTGCTGCATCTTTTGCGCTGCATTGCGCTGCGATTCGGATGCTTTCTGATTTTGCTTTTGTTCTAACTGTTGGATACTTTCTTTTTGTTTTTGTTCAACTTGTTTTTGGTCATTTTTTAAGTCCTCCATTTGATTTTGTTGCTCCTGCTTTTGCAGTTCTTTTGCCAAATCTTCTATTTGTTTGAGGTCTTTTTGTTGTTGTTCAAATTTTTGATTGAGTTCTTCCTGTTTCTCTTTTAATTCTTGTTGTGAAAGGCTGTTTTCTTTTGTTTGTTCGGCTAATTCTTTTTGTTCTTTGCTGAGTTCTTGCAGGTTGTTAATGGCTTCTTTGGTTTTTTGTTCCATTTGCAGTTTTTTGAACATTTCGAGTGCGCGGTCTAATTCGCGAGCCATATTTTTCTCGCGTTTTTCCATTTCTTCAAGAATGTTCTGCAAATTATTTGGGTTTTGGAGTTCTTGTTGCAAAAGTTTGTTGAGCTCGTCATATAGCTTTTTACTTTCTTCATCCAACAACTCCTCCATCAATTGATTGAGTTGCTCGGCTTTCTCGGCAATTTCGCGGTCTCTTTCGCCAAAGCGCTCTTGTTTGCGATTCAGAATCTCATTTTCCTTTTGCAGTTGCTGAATTTCTTTGGTCAGTTCCTCGCGGCGCTTAATCAGTTCTTCCAGTGCTTGTTTGTCTTGCCAGTTGAGTTTCTTTTTGCCTTTCAGTCTGTCTTGTAATTCATTCAGGCTTTTTTTGAGTTCTTCGGCTTTTTGGAGTGCTTTTTCTATTTGGTTTTTAGCTGAGGAAGCCGATTTTTCAAGTTCTTTTGCAAATTCTTGTTTATCCGGAATGCTAAATTCTTGTACACTTGTTTTACTGCTTTTAGCACCGTTTACACCGTCATTGTCCCATACCTGCACAAAGTACTCGAGCTTGTCTCCTTGCGAAAGCCCGAAATTCTCAATGTTGAACTCTTGATAATATCCTTGGCTAATCAGATTCGGATTAAAATTGATTTTGATGCTATTGTATTGATTATCAGGGTTTTTTCCTTTTTTCAGCACTCTATACTTTAATTCCAGTCGGCTGATACCGTAATCGTCGGATATGTTGCCGGCAACTATGACAAAGTTGTAGAGGGCGGTATCTTTCAGTTGATTGAGATTAATGGTCGGATATTCATCGGGTATAACATTTAAGAAGTACTCAATCACATCCTTATTTTGGCTGTACCGATTTTTTAATTGTATGGTATATGGGGCAGATTGAATGGCTTTTTTAGTGAATTCAAAAGCATTGTTCCCGTTTTTGTTAGCCGGCATTAAACTGTCCGACTGAAATTTGACAAAGAGTTGCTCTGTTTGTTGGGTATTAAAAACCCATCTGATAATTGTTCCTTGCGGGACTATCAGGTTGCCTGTATTAGTGAGTTTTTCATCGGGTTTTCCCAAATACGCAGGATAGTCGAGAAACGCAGTGAAATTACTCATGTTAGGGCGCTCTTGTAACTTCAATAAATAGTCCTTGGAACTGAAGCCCGAAGCCTCTATGGAGAAAGGTATGTCTTTTTGTACGTTTTTAAAAGTGAATGTAAACTTATTGGCTGCGGCTTTATCCATTTTAATTCTTCTGTCTCCATAGAGCACATAGGCCTCCGACGGAATGGCCGTGCCAGTCAATTCTACCTCGAGCCGAAAGTCTTCATTTTTAAATACAACTAATTGATTTTCAGGTACTTGAAAGGTGAAAGGTGCTTTTGGGACAAAAGTTTTGGAATAGTAAATCAGGCGCGGGGTTGTCTCTGTAAAAAGTTGTGGAATAATTGCGGCAAGTAAAAGCAAAACTAAAACGGGGGGCAACACATATCGCAAGTAGCGTTTGTTTTGTGTGTAGTCTATAGCAGCCCGAAAGTCTATGGGTGATATAGCTTGTGCTTTTTGTTCAATGCTTGCCGTAATTAAGTCGGTTTGTGAGGCGCTGAGTTGTCCTAATTGCAGAATATTGAGCAGTCGGTCGCTTACTTCGGGAAAATATTTGCCTATTTGAACGGCAGCTTCTTCGTTGGTCAGCGGGCGATTGAGATTGAATAATTTCAGTATCGGAATCAATATCCATTGGTAGGTTGCAAAGCCGGCAAAAGAGAGGAAGGAAAAAAACAAGGTAGCACGCACCCACGAGTTGAAGTTGCCAACGTACTCGATGCTGTTTACCAACACAAACAACGCAGCCAAAGCACCGGTTGTCAGCATGAGGCCTTTCAGAAGCATATTTTTATAATACTTCTGTTTATACGCCTTTAGTTTCTGCTGAATTTGGTCATATAATTTGTTGGCAGACACCATATCCTTCATACGAAATGTGCAAAATTAAAGTTGCTTTGACCTGCTGAAATTTATTGATAAAATTTATAAAATGCACATATCTGCTCAATTTAAGGAGCGAAATTAAATCCTATTTGACTGAAAAAGCCATTACTTGCCAAATTAGTTCTGTAGTTTTGCTTTTTTAACAAATCATGAAAGGAAAAGTTGTTGTCATTACCGGTGGTTCTTCCGGCATTGGAAAGGCACTGGCCGAAGTTTTTGGACGCAAAGGCTCTCATGTTGTCATTACAGGAAGAGATGTAAATGCGCTGCGAGAAACGGAGCAATACCTTAAAAATCAGGGCATTAGCATAGTTGCTGTTCAGGCGGATGTTACGCTGCCGGCCGATAATGAGCGCATGGCAAAAGTTGCAATTGAAAAGTTCGGTAAGATAGATATATTAATTAACAATGCCGGTATTTCCATGCGGGCACTTTTTGAGGAGGTAGATTTGAACGTTGTTAAAAAGGTGATGGATATTAACTTTTACGGCGTTCTTTATGCTACTCAGGCTTGTCTTCCTTCCATTATTGCCAATAAAGGTTCCGTAGTAGGTATTTCTTCGATTGCAGGCTATCGCGGGTTGCCCGGCCGAACGGGATATTCTGCTTCCAAGTTTGCTTTACAGGGCTTTTTGGAGGTTCTGCGCACGGAAATGATACCTAAGGGCGTGCATGTGCTGACGGCCTGTCCCGGTTTTACAGCCTCTAATATTCGGATGCGCTCTTTGACAAAAGACGGCAGCCCGCAGGGAGAGTCCCCGCGCGATGAGTCCAAAATGATGAGTGCAGAGGAATGTGCGGAGCATATTTACAACGCTGTTGTAAAGCGCAAAAAAATACTGATACTCACGCTGGTGGGTAAACTGACGGTATTTATGAACAAATGGTTTCCCGGATGGATGGACACCATTGTGATGAAGTACATGGCTCAGGAAGCCAATGCTCCGCTCAAAGGTTGATTTAACAAAACGTTCATATCTCTTACCAAAAAGAAATATAGCTTTGAGGTAAGTTTTTCAGTTGGTATCGGCTGTGTGCAAACCTCATTTTTATGTTTGGACTCGAATTTTCTCTGGCAATAGTATTAGCCCTTTGCATACTTTGTGCCCTCGTTTTTGAATTTATTAACGGCTTCCACGATACGGCTAATGCGGTTGCCACTGTAATTTACACAAATTCTTTGCGGCCTGTTCCGGCGGTTGTATGGTCTGGTGTGTGGAATTTTATTGGTGTATTGACAGGCGGTATTTCCGTGGCAATGGCTATTATCAATATTTTACCGATTGATACGATTCTGGATACAGACGTAGGCCACAGCGTTGCGTTGGTGCTGGCTATTTTGCTGACTGCCATTTTCTGGAATCTGGGCACATGGTATCTCGGATTGCCTTGTTCCAGCTCGCATACGTTAATTGGTTCTATCATTGGCGCGGGGTTTGGCTATTCGCTGCTGAATGCGGATGTGGCAACCAGTGCGGTAAACTGGGGGGAGGCGCAAAAAATAGGCATGGCATTGCTGTTTTCGCCTCTGCTTGGCTTCGGCTTAACGGTTTTCTTAATGTTTTTACTGCGCTTTGTATTTCAGGCCGACAATAAAATTTTTAAAGAACCGCCCAAAGGCGAAGCACCTCCTTGGTGGATTCGCACCATCTTAATTCTGACCTGCACCGGTGTGAGCTACTCTCACGGCTCCAATGACGGCCAAAAAGGGATAGGTTTGGTAATGTTGGTGCTGGTAAGTTTTGCACCTGTTTACTTTGCACTCGATGTGAGCAAAGACAGCGCTGAATTGGGCAAAGGCCTTGCGCATTTTCAGCAAACCGTTCGGCAAATAGATTTGCACGAGCTGGCAAAAAGCGACAGTGCCAAACTTGCTTCCATCAACGGAAAGCTGACATGGATGCAAGGTGAGCTTACTAAATACGGTTCTTTGGAAAATTTGCCACAGAACGAACGGTTCGAGTTTCGCAAGTCCATCCTATTGGCAGAAAAGTTTTTCCGCGATGCAGAAAAGAACAATATGCCCGGTATCAGCAAAGAGCAATTGGCTTCCGTAAAGGCCGATATGAAGCTGATTACCCCATTTACCAATTATGCACCTGTATGGGTAATTCTTGCCGTAGCGCTGTCGCTGGGTTTAGGAACCATGGTAGGTTGGAAACGAATTGTAGTTACCATTGGCGAAAAAATAGGTAAACAACACCTGACCTATGCGCAAGGTGCAAGTGCCGAGATGGTAGCCGCCGGAACCATCGGGCTGGCATCTGCGCTGGGGCTTTCCGTAAGCACTACGCAAGTGCTTTCTTCGGGCATTGCGGGTTCTATGGTAGCTTCCAACGGCCTTAAAAACCTGCAAGGAGGAACTATTAAAAACATTCTGATTGCTTGGCTGCTTACCTTTCCGGTGTGTATGGCAGGCGCAGGAACTTTGTTCCTGATAATCAGATGGTTTATAGATTAGCCTTTAAAAACCGCAAAATACGGCTGCTCAAACTTGTCTGTTTGGGCAGCTTTTTTTATCTTCAACAATGGAAAATGAAGACCGCAACCTAAGGTTTTTGGGTGTATTTTTGCTCATTACTTTAGTTGTATCGTGCTGCCTTAATCCCCAAAATCTGAGTGGCAAGCCTCACTTTCACTATATACTGTTACAGCTTAATGTATTAATTATCACCTATCAATATGCTTGTTACCAAACGCAACGGGACAACCGAAACCGTCAGAATCGAGAAAATTACGGCTCGTATTGAAAAGCTTTGCTATGGGCTGGACATGAACCATGTGGATGTATTCCAGATTACACAGCGCGTTATACAGGGAATGTATGACAAAATAACAACAGTAGAGCTGGACAATCTGGCAGCAGAAACAGCGGCTTCCATGACAACCCGCCACCCTGACTATGCGGTACTTGCCGCCCGTATTGCGATTTCCAATTTGCACAAAGAAACCAGTAAGTCTTTTTCAAGTACTGTTAAAAGACTTTACAACTACATTGACCCCAAAACAGGCGAAAATGCAGCGCTGATTTCCAAAGAGGTTTAC contains:
- a CDS encoding DUF4175 family protein, whose amino-acid sequence is MLLKGLMLTTGALAALFVLVNSIEYVGNFNSWVRATLFFSFLSFAGFATYQWILIPILKLFNLNRPLTNEEAAVQIGKYFPEVSDRLLNILQLGQLSASQTDLITASIEQKAQAISPIDFRAAIDYTQNKRYLRYVLPPVLVLLLLAAIIPQLFTETTPRLIYYSKTFVPKAPFTFQVPENQLVVFKNEDFRLEVELTGTAIPSEAYVLYGDRRIKMDKAAANKFTFTFKNVQKDIPFSIEASGFSSKDYLLKLQERPNMSNFTAFLDYPAYLGKPDEKLTNTGNLIVPQGTIIRWVFNTQQTEQLFVKFQSDSLMPANKNGNNAFEFTKKAIQSAPYTIQLKNRYSQNKDVIEYFLNVIPDEYPTINLNQLKDTALYNFVIVAGNISDDYGISRLELKYRVLKKGKNPDNQYNSIKINFNPNLISQGYYQEFNIENFGLSQGDKLEYFVQVWDNDGVNGAKSSKTSVQEFSIPDKQEFAKELEKSASSAKNQIEKALQKAEELKKSLNELQDRLKGKKKLNWQDKQALEELIKRREELTKEIQQLQKENEILNRKQERFGERDREIAEKAEQLNQLMEELLDEESKKLYDELNKLLQQELQNPNNLQNILEEMEKREKNMARELDRALEMFKKLQMEQKTKEAINNLQELSKEQKELAEQTKENSLSQQELKEKQEELNQKFEQQQKDLKQIEDLAKELQKQEQQNQMEDLKNDQKQVEQKQKESIQQLEQKQNQKASESQRNAAQKMQQMSQKMQQMQQSAEAKQQVEDYNALRQILENLVKLSFDQESLMTQFKGVRQEDPRFVELGQQQLKIKDNAKIVEDSLIALSKRVFQIKSFVTREVSEMNDYINQSLEEIKKRHNNIAAGKQQFAMRSINNLALMLDDVLHQMQQQMGQQMGGMQLVNKKRKDRQQQNMSEMQQSLNQQIQELMKSGKSGKEMSEQLAKLAAQQELIRRALRKATEGKPTDKKGQKENGKDGGGGDIAKLLEEMEKTEEDLVNRRLTQDLIKRQKEIMTRLLESEKALREREQDEQREAERAKDKNKTAPGSYNEYLKEKTKQIELLKTVPPSLNPYYKQEVNEYFKKINESAQVNN
- a CDS encoding SDR family oxidoreductase — encoded protein: MKGKVVVITGGSSGIGKALAEVFGRKGSHVVITGRDVNALRETEQYLKNQGISIVAVQADVTLPADNERMAKVAIEKFGKIDILINNAGISMRALFEEVDLNVVKKVMDINFYGVLYATQACLPSIIANKGSVVGISSIAGYRGLPGRTGYSASKFALQGFLEVLRTEMIPKGVHVLTACPGFTASNIRMRSLTKDGSPQGESPRDESKMMSAEECAEHIYNAVVKRKKILILTLVGKLTVFMNKWFPGWMDTIVMKYMAQEANAPLKG
- a CDS encoding inorganic phosphate transporter, producing MFGLEFSLAIVLALCILCALVFEFINGFHDTANAVATVIYTNSLRPVPAVVWSGVWNFIGVLTGGISVAMAIINILPIDTILDTDVGHSVALVLAILLTAIFWNLGTWYLGLPCSSSHTLIGSIIGAGFGYSLLNADVATSAVNWGEAQKIGMALLFSPLLGFGLTVFLMFLLRFVFQADNKIFKEPPKGEAPPWWIRTILILTCTGVSYSHGSNDGQKGIGLVMLVLVSFAPVYFALDVSKDSAELGKGLAHFQQTVRQIDLHELAKSDSAKLASINGKLTWMQGELTKYGSLENLPQNERFEFRKSILLAEKFFRDAEKNNMPGISKEQLASVKADMKLITPFTNYAPVWVILAVALSLGLGTMVGWKRIVVTIGEKIGKQHLTYAQGASAEMVAAGTIGLASALGLSVSTTQVLSSGIAGSMVASNGLKNLQGGTIKNILIAWLLTFPVCMAGAGTLFLIIRWFID